From the Methanobacterium sp. BAmetb5 genome, the window ATATTACCTTGGGAGAAAAGTTCAACAACCAGAGTGAAGCGATGTTCCTTCTGGATGTCAATTTCCAGGATACGATCAAAGTTATGCTGCCGGACCTCCCGCACTGTGGCATTTTTCAGGTGCTTACGCAGGAGCATGGGAAAGGATGGTGGCACTTTGGGGTTTTCAGGAGGATACTGAGTGGTATGCACCCTTAAACCGGCCTGAAATGCTACATCTACCCGTCCCTTTCCAGGGACATGGAACCTTATGATAACGGTATCCCGGGTGGGTTGGTATGCTTTCTGGACTCGGGCGTCTTGGAGGAGTTCATTGAGTTCATGAGAAATGGCGTAAAGATCAACGTTGGACATGGCTTTCATAAAGTACACCTTTACCTATATTATATGGTTGCGAACATAGTTAAAACGGAGGAAAAATATGGACATTGAAATCAAGCTAGTTAGTATACATACTGTACTTGCTATAGTGGCCGGAGCAATATCATACTTACTGTACATTGGCGCAATAGCCGGACTGAAAAATGAATTCCTGGCCGTCTTCGCCGGACTTATAATCCTTTATCTGGGCGGTCAGCTTTGTGAACGACTCTTTGGAAAGGAAGAAGTTGGTGGAATGAGCGGATGGCTCTGGAACGGTATTGTACCCTTCTTCTTTGTGTGGATACTGGTATGGGTCATTCTCTACAATCTGTAAATAAAATCCCATTCCTTCTTTTTCATGTTTAAACCTTAATTTATTCCTTTTTTATGTACCCTAACTTTCTTTATCCATTAATAATCTTCATTATTTAAATTACCTTCTAATCCACGGAATTATCTTCTAATCTACTGGAATTACCTTTTTGCTCCATGATAACCTGAATTAGCTCTTACCGTAAAACTGCTTGAGGAAATAACTTATTTTTAAATTCATGAGTGTTTTAGGACACTCCTTTAGAATGTCCAGTAGAATATCCAGATGAATACAAAGATCAGGGCCAGTACAAAGACCAGGGGAGCTACTACCCTGCTCACGGCCACAATGGAACTGATGGTGGTTACCAGTTCTGTGGCGTGGGTGGGGCCCAGGGTGTTGATGTTGGATAGTTTCATGGTTTTGGCACCAACTTCCACGGTTTCCACATCTTCTAAAGCCTTTTTGGTGCACTCCACCACCTTTTCTATTAATGTATCCCGGTCTTTAGTTCCCAGGGGGTTGTGGCCTCCAGAAAGGGTGTTGACGAAGTGGGTGTCCGTGGTCATTACTTCGGCATGGTCTAGTCCCAGTTTTTCCACAGCCTGGAGCAGTTCCTGGCGGAAGCCAATGATCATGTTGTTACCATCTATAAGTATGTAGGCTGTTTTTTGTTGGTCTACATCTAGAACCATGACTTTAACTCCACTTTGACCCACACCACTCCTCTTACTTAATTCTGGGATGGTGTCATGGGCACATCCCATTTTGATCCCGCATTCAGTTGGTTTTTCTATTTTTTCCACCGCGTCCATCAACTGGAAAACTTCAGGGTTACCCGGCAGCACCCGCCCCTTTTCTCCTTCAAAGGAGTTATGGCAGTCCACCAGTATCACGTTTTCCGCTTGGGTGTGGGCCTGTGCTGCTTTGGTAAGGGCCAGACCAACACCGAAATCAATATCATCAAATCCCAGGGGGGCGAAGGTGGCCAGGAGCAGTAGGTTATTGCCGAAGTATTGGACTCCCAGTTTGGCATCTTCATGTTCCACCCGCATGAATTGACTGGCGGTGGAGGAGTATTCCATGTCATCCAGGGCCTTCAGGATCACATCTTTGATTTTACAGATCTCCTGGGAACTCACCGGGTTAAAGTCATGGGTGGATGGGCCGTGGCTGACCATGGTGAATGGTTCCAGACTTTTGGCCAGTACAGTGGGCATATTTCCCCCTCCAATATTTCCCACGGGTCCCGGGTGGACACAGGGGGATATGAACAATCCTTTAATACCATTTTCACCTTTAAAACTAACCACTCCCACCAGGGTATCTATTGGTTCTCCCATATCCTCAAAGAGTGTTTCCATGGCCCGGGATCCTTCACTGTACTGGGCTATAAAGAGGGATAACAGTTCCAGACCGCCCACCCCCAGGTTCCGTTTAATTGGTGATTCGATTACCAGCATAAAGGAGTAAATAGCTATCATCAGTATTAATCCGGCGATAATTCCCTTCAGTGCCACGGCCAGGATACTGAATGA encodes:
- a CDS encoding DUF2070 family protein, whose product is MSAVDNITDLSKYLVTLPPSRISILCMTFLSFLTGAIAAYLEPLSSIFDSIVYGGSAGFLIFGLTSIMDGAITQPVINAMEGRHMKMKQSMFVSLLTMVLVALVYIVGSLVSTFTVYSYIIDALILGCVLAFGVRIFIIWGTSNIGALRSILVSAIQPVLILSMVVVIVFLTSITTNIGSFSILAVALKGIIAGLILMIAIYSFMLVIESPIKRNLGVGGLELLSLFIAQYSEGSRAMETLFEDMGEPIDTLVGVVSFKGENGIKGLFISPCVHPGPVGNIGGGNMPTVLAKSLEPFTMVSHGPSTHDFNPVSSQEICKIKDVILKALDDMEYSSTASQFMRVEHEDAKLGVQYFGNNLLLLATFAPLGFDDIDFGVGLALTKAAQAHTQAENVILVDCHNSFEGEKGRVLPGNPEVFQLMDAVEKIEKPTECGIKMGCAHDTIPELSKRSGVGQSGVKVMVLDVDQQKTAYILIDGNNMIIGFRQELLQAVEKLGLDHAEVMTTDTHFVNTLSGGHNPLGTKDRDTLIEKVVECTKKALEDVETVEVGAKTMKLSNINTLGPTHATELVTTISSIVAVSRVVAPLVFVLALIFVFIWIFYWTF
- a CDS encoding DUF5379 family protein → MDIEIKLVSIHTVLAIVAGAISYLLYIGAIAGLKNEFLAVFAGLIILYLGGQLCERLFGKEEVGGMSGWLWNGIVPFFFVWILVWVILYNL